The Lysobacter sp. genome includes a window with the following:
- the msrQ gene encoding protein-methionine-sulfoxide reductase heme-binding subunit MsrQ — protein MASTSRGIIAAKTFVHLLCLTPLATLAWQFWDVFNTGSDALGADPVAEVEHRLGLWALRFLMIGLAITPLRQLSGQAVLIRFRRMLGLYAFAYATLHFAAYLGLDLRGYWLQIFEEIVKRPYITIGFAAWLLLLPLAITSTQGWMRRLGRRWGRLHKLVYAIGVFAVLHFWWLVKSDVREPALYAGILAALLGWRLWKWQQRRRTSALRSVAAQQQ, from the coding sequence ATGGCATCGACCTCCCGAGGCATCATCGCCGCCAAAACCTTCGTGCACCTGCTCTGCCTGACGCCGCTGGCGACCCTCGCCTGGCAGTTCTGGGACGTCTTCAACACCGGCAGCGACGCCCTGGGCGCCGACCCGGTGGCCGAGGTGGAGCATCGCCTGGGCCTGTGGGCGCTGCGGTTCCTGATGATCGGGCTCGCGATCACGCCGCTGCGCCAGCTGAGCGGACAGGCCGTGCTCATCCGTTTCCGGCGGATGCTCGGGCTGTACGCATTCGCCTATGCCACCCTGCATTTCGCTGCCTATCTGGGGCTCGATCTGCGCGGCTACTGGCTGCAGATCTTCGAGGAGATCGTGAAACGTCCCTACATCACCATCGGCTTCGCCGCCTGGCTGCTGTTGCTGCCGCTGGCGATCACCTCGACCCAGGGCTGGATGCGCCGACTCGGCCGTCGCTGGGGCCGGCTGCACAAGCTGGTGTATGCCATCGGCGTGTTCGCCGTGCTGCATTTCTGGTGGCTGGTGAAATCCGACGTGCGCGAACCGGCGCTGTACGCCGGCATTCTCGCCGCATTGCTCGGCTGGCGACTCTGGAAATGGCAACAGCGACGGCGAACCTCGGCGCTGCGCTCAGTCGCCGCCCAGCAGCAGTAA
- the msrP gene encoding protein-methionine-sulfoxide reductase catalytic subunit MsrP gives MSLPASLRDALRIPAAAITDEAVYHDRRRLLGLLAATPALGLSGCAEAEPPAPPKTALTPAQLKSGFRTGEELTRLVDVTGYNNFYEFGTGKTDPSQAAKTLRTKPWTVTVSGECAKPGKLDLTDLLKGFKPEERIYRLRCVEGWSMVIPWLGVPLGALLKRFEPNSKAKYVAFTSLADPRQMPGVRYDSIDWPYREGLRIDEAMHPLTLLATGLYGKPMPQQNGAPVRLIIPWKYGFKSIKSIVGISFVEKMPPTAWNDLQPSEYGFFSNVNPNVDHPRWSQKTERRISGTASKLFAERIPTRIFNGYAEQVAGMYKGLDLKKWF, from the coding sequence ATGTCCCTCCCCGCCTCCCTGCGCGACGCACTGCGCATCCCCGCCGCCGCGATCACCGACGAGGCCGTTTACCACGACCGCCGCCGGCTGCTCGGGTTGCTCGCCGCCACTCCGGCCCTCGGCCTGTCCGGCTGTGCCGAGGCCGAGCCTCCCGCGCCACCGAAGACCGCCCTGACTCCGGCGCAGCTGAAGTCGGGGTTCCGCACCGGCGAGGAGTTGACCCGACTGGTGGATGTGACCGGTTACAACAATTTCTACGAGTTCGGGACCGGCAAAACCGACCCTTCGCAGGCCGCCAAGACCCTGCGAACCAAGCCATGGACGGTCACGGTGTCCGGCGAATGCGCGAAACCTGGCAAGTTGGACCTCACCGACCTGCTCAAGGGCTTCAAACCCGAAGAACGCATCTACCGGCTGCGCTGCGTCGAAGGCTGGTCGATGGTGATTCCGTGGCTCGGCGTGCCGCTGGGAGCGCTGCTGAAGCGCTTCGAGCCGAACTCGAAGGCGAAATACGTGGCCTTCACCAGCCTCGCCGACCCCCGGCAGATGCCGGGCGTACGTTATGACTCGATCGACTGGCCCTACCGCGAAGGCCTGCGCATCGACGAAGCCATGCATCCGCTCACGCTGCTCGCCACGGGTCTGTACGGCAAACCGATGCCGCAGCAGAACGGCGCACCGGTGCGATTGATCATTCCGTGGAAGTACGGGTTCAAGAGCATCAAGTCGATCGTCGGGATCAGCTTCGTCGAGAAGATGCCGCCGACCGCCTGGAACGATCTGCAGCCATCGGAATATGGATTCTTCAGCAACGTCAATCCGAACGTGGACCACCCGCGCTGGAGCCAGAAGACGGAGCGGCGGATCAGCGGCACCGCCAGCAAGCTGTTCGCCGAACGCATCCCGACCCGGATCTTCAACGGCTACGCCGAACAAGTCGCGGGGATGTACAAAGGCCTCGATCTGAAAAAGTGGTTCTGA
- the serC gene encoding 3-phosphoserine/phosphohydroxythreonine transaminase, which translates to MSRAYNFSAGPATLPESVLRQAQDEMLEWRDSGASIVEHSHRGPEFIQVAAEAEADLRTLMSIPDDYAVLFLGGGATTQQALIPLNLAAPGQTVDYVISGHWGKTAIKQAKPYVDLRVAATSEAGGFRDIPARDTWQLSADAAYVHITANETIHGVEFRSLNGMDTPDVGDVPLIADFSSSIASEPVDISKYGVIYAGAQKNLGPVGITVVIVRRDLLERAGQPRADIFNYASHLKGESMLNTPPTWNWYMLGLNVKWMLAEGGVAEFARRSTEKSALLYSAIDASGGYYRNEVAAAVRSRMNVPFFLHDEALDKPFLSEAKAAGLMALKGHRALGGMRASIYNAMPVAGAKALADFMKDFQQRHG; encoded by the coding sequence ATGTCGCGCGCCTACAATTTCAGTGCCGGTCCCGCCACCCTGCCCGAGAGCGTCCTCCGCCAGGCCCAGGATGAGATGCTGGAGTGGCGCGACTCGGGCGCGTCCATCGTCGAACACAGTCATCGCGGCCCCGAGTTCATCCAGGTCGCCGCCGAAGCAGAAGCCGATCTGCGCACGCTGATGTCGATTCCCGACGACTACGCGGTGCTGTTCCTCGGCGGCGGCGCCACCACCCAACAGGCCTTGATTCCGCTGAATTTGGCGGCGCCGGGCCAGACCGTCGATTACGTGATCAGCGGCCACTGGGGCAAGACGGCGATCAAGCAGGCCAAACCCTATGTCGATCTGCGCGTGGCCGCCACCAGCGAAGCCGGCGGCTTCCGCGACATTCCGGCGCGCGACACCTGGCAGCTCTCGGCCGATGCCGCCTACGTGCACATCACCGCCAACGAAACCATCCATGGCGTGGAATTCAGGTCTTTGAATGGGATGGACACCCCGGACGTCGGCGACGTGCCTTTGATCGCCGACTTCAGCTCCAGCATCGCTTCGGAGCCGGTCGACATCTCGAAGTACGGCGTGATCTACGCCGGAGCCCAGAAAAATCTCGGCCCGGTCGGCATCACCGTCGTGATCGTGCGCCGCGATCTGCTCGAACGCGCCGGCCAGCCGCGTGCCGACATCTTCAACTACGCCTCGCACCTCAAGGGCGAGTCGATGCTCAATACGCCGCCGACCTGGAACTGGTACATGCTCGGCCTCAACGTGAAGTGGATGCTGGCCGAAGGCGGCGTCGCCGAATTCGCCCGCCGCAGCACCGAGAAATCCGCGCTGCTGTATTCGGCGATCGACGCGTCCGGCGGCTATTACCGCAACGAAGTCGCCGCCGCCGTGCGTTCGCGCATGAACGTGCCGTTCTTCCTCCACGACGAAGCGCTGGACAAGCCGTTCCTGTCCGAAGCCAAGGCCGCCGGCCTGATGGCGCTGAAGGGCCATCGCGCCCTCGGCGGCATGCGCGCCTCGATCTACAACGCGATGCCGGTGGCGGGCGCGAAGGCGCTGGCCGATTTCATGAAAGACTTCCAGCAGCGTCATGGCTGA
- the pheA gene encoding prephenate dehydratase: MADKPKSTGASKPAKRAAKKTATKAATAPKSSVEIPTDAQGKPDLLAVRAQIDGIDREIQTLIAERAIWAHQVGKAKGKLAAAVDYYRPEREAQVLRRVVDRNEGPLSDEVLVRLFREIMSACLAQQEPLRVGYLGPEGTFSQQAVYKHFGHSAKALPLVTVEEVFDEVAAGNADFGVVPVENSGTGTIQSTLDLFLTSPLMICGEVELRVHQYLLSRTGHIEDIERIYSHTLSLAQCKGWLRQNLPKVEKHAVASNAEAARRARNADDAAAIAGENAAHVYGLKVVAGPIEDRSDNTTRFLVIGRASFPSSGNDRTSLLVFIRDQPGALYKILEPLARRSISMNRIESRPAHGALWQYAFFIDVAGHAEESPLKDALAEIDRYAGDVRVLGSYPVAVP, translated from the coding sequence ATGGCTGATAAGCCCAAAAGCACCGGTGCCTCCAAGCCGGCGAAGCGCGCGGCGAAGAAAACCGCGACGAAAGCGGCGACCGCCCCGAAGTCGTCGGTGGAGATTCCCACCGACGCCCAGGGCAAGCCCGATCTGCTCGCGGTCCGTGCGCAGATCGACGGCATCGATCGCGAGATCCAGACCCTGATCGCCGAACGCGCGATCTGGGCGCACCAGGTCGGCAAGGCCAAAGGCAAACTCGCGGCAGCGGTCGATTACTACCGCCCCGAGCGCGAAGCGCAGGTGCTGCGTCGCGTCGTCGACCGCAACGAAGGCCCGCTGTCGGACGAAGTGCTGGTGCGCCTGTTCCGCGAAATCATGTCCGCGTGCCTGGCCCAGCAGGAGCCGCTGCGGGTCGGTTATCTCGGGCCGGAAGGCACGTTCTCGCAGCAGGCGGTGTACAAGCATTTCGGTCACTCGGCCAAGGCGTTGCCGCTGGTCACGGTGGAAGAAGTGTTCGATGAAGTCGCCGCCGGCAACGCCGATTTCGGCGTCGTTCCGGTCGAGAACTCCGGCACCGGCACCATCCAGTCCACGCTCGATCTGTTCCTGACCTCGCCGCTGATGATCTGCGGCGAAGTCGAGCTGCGCGTACACCAGTACCTGCTGTCGCGCACCGGGCACATCGAAGACATCGAACGCATCTATTCGCACACGCTGTCGCTGGCGCAGTGCAAGGGTTGGCTGCGTCAGAATCTGCCGAAGGTCGAAAAGCACGCGGTCGCCAGCAACGCCGAAGCCGCGCGTCGTGCGCGCAATGCCGACGATGCGGCGGCAATCGCCGGCGAGAACGCCGCGCATGTCTACGGCCTGAAAGTGGTGGCCGGCCCGATCGAGGACCGCAGCGACAACACCACGCGCTTCCTGGTGATCGGCCGCGCCTCGTTCCCGTCGTCGGGCAACGATCGCACTTCGCTGCTGGTCTTCATCCGCGACCAGCCCGGCGCGCTGTACAAGATCCTCGAACCGCTGGCGCGGCGCTCGATCAGCATGAACCGGATCGAATCGCGTCCCGCGCACGGCGCCTTGTGGCAGTACGCCTTCTTCATCGATGTCGCCGGCCATGCCGAGGAATCGCCGCTGAAGGACGCGCTGGCCGAGATCGACCGGTATGCGGGCGACGTGCGGGTGCTGGGGTCGTATCCGGTGGCGGTGCCATAG